Within the Halarcobacter mediterraneus genome, the region TGATGAAGTTAAAATAAAAGTGTTAAAAGTTAGAAAAGATAGAATAGAATTAGCTTCTAACGAGTTTTAAAATTTAATACTAAATTAATATATGTTTAGTTAATATGATTTTAATAATATATTTTTATTACAATAAATAAGGGGTTTATATGGCTAAGCTTTTAATCGTAGATGATTCTACAATGTTAAGGGATATGCTAAATTATGCACTAAATGAAGGTGGATATACAGATGTTGTAGAGGCTATTGACGGTGTAGACGGTCTTGAAAAAGCAAAGAATATTTCATTTGATTTAATAATCACTGACGTTAATATGCCTAATATGGATGGTTTAACTTTAATTTCAGAATTAAGGAAATTACCTCAATATGCTTCAAAACCAATTTTGGTTCTTACAACTGAAAGAAGTGATGAAATGAAGGCAAAAGGTAAAGCT harbors:
- a CDS encoding response regulator, whose translation is MAKLLIVDDSTMLRDMLNYALNEGGYTDVVEAIDGVDGLEKAKNISFDLIITDVNMPNMDGLTLISELRKLPQYASKPILVLTTERSDEMKAKGKAAGATGWIVKPFVPEQLLKAVNIVLSR